The genomic DNA GCGCTtgcggggggagggggcgggggagCGCCACTCGGGGCGGCCGGGTGGGTCTGGTAGACTTAGGTCTAGGGTTTGgagtgggtgtgtgtgtgggctGGGCTGTGGCCTGTGAAAGTTAGCGGGCCGCCTACGGCCCGGCCTGCAACTTCCGTGCTGGACCGTGCCGGCCCACGGGCAGGGGGTGCGGCCCAAGCCCGGGCACGGGGTGCGGGCCGGGCTGGCCCGAGCATGATTTTGACCGGGCCGGGCCATGCTTGGGCCAGGCCAAATTTGCCGTGCTCGGGGCGGGCCTTTGCGCCGCGGGCCGCATGGCCATCTATACCCCTAGTGCAGCCACAGTCAGTCAGCCACAGCTGGCTACAGAAGCCTAcgcagcagagagagagagctagagaggAGCGTGCGTGCTGGTGGATGCTGCCCCGCCACTCGCGCCGCCCGAGCCCGCCCGACGCGCCGCACGGACCTGGCGCGCACGCTGCCGCGGCTAGGAATGAAAATGATAGGGAAATAGAAAAATGGATATTCGAGATATCCGAATCTGTTTTTATACGTATTCGATTCATTTCCATTCTAAGAGGTGGAAACTGGAAGGAAACCAAAAAACAGATATCCAAAATATCCGAATCTATTTCCATACTTAGCCGcagccaccgcgccgcccgagCCCTACCTCCGCACTGCACGGACCTGGTACGCGAGCTAAAGGCAGCTGTCGTAGCCGTAGCCTCCGTGCAGGCCCCGTGCCGCCGCAGCTGCTGGCCGCCACGTGCCGCCTCTGCTCGAGGAAATCGTCTCCTAAACCTTCGTGCATACGTCAAACTTTAAATTTatcttttaaaaaatattttattctgATCATCGAGATTCTCTATTCTATATCCAGTTCTTCAATACTCTTTCATACCCTACTTTATACCAACTACCAACAGCACAACCTACTTATCAgattatttttttctctcacCCCTACTTCCTTTATTTGCTGCACTCCCTACCAcatcattctctctctctctcccatctCTTCACCCTTCTCTCTAGCCTGCCATCCCCGCGCCTCctacctcaccggcggcgacagGCCTCTCCCTTCCCATGGGCTTACGCACAGCCACTAGTGCCGTCTCCCTAACCGACGGCGGCAGATCGGTGGAGCAGAGCCCCGACGGAGCTCTCCTTCCCATTTGTGGCCTCCCGTGCACCTACAGGCCTCCCCTTCcctcgagctccggcggcggcgacgaattGAGCGGCTCGGCCCTCTTCCACCATCAGATCAGTGACGAcaagcggtggcggcgcggcctcgATTTCCCCAGCTCACTTTTCATTTCCTTCTCCGCCCCCTATgcacctcctccctcgccgccctctgctcctcctcccccatcCACTCGCGCGAGCGTCGGTTGTGGCGGTGGAGCCTCGACTCGCGCGCACGCcggccgcggtggcggagcAGAGCACAGGGAGCAACGGCTGGAGGTGAGGTGGGGCTAGCAAGCGGTATAGCGCTCCTCTATCCCGCTAGAAATAGCGGACTCATTTTCCCATCCTCTTATTTAGCATTGCTTATTATAGAGTAGATGGTGCTGGGATTTACGCTACCCTGTACTGGAGGAAGGGGTAGCGTACCTAGTGCAGACAACCTAAGGTTCGCACGGGATGGGAGAGAATGTCGGGGAGAAAAGTAAGGGAAGAACCACACAAGTTGAAGGAATACAGAGATAAATGATATATTTATGTTTCCTTATATTAAAAAGTGTCTTTTTCTAAATGTTTTAAATTCTTGACGCAGGCACGCAGCTAACGGAGTCAATACTAAAAATAAACGAAGACTTTAGAGTGAAAAAGTAAAAAACAGGGATAAAAATATAGTGAAAAAAGTAAAATAAAATTACAATTAGAATTTAAAACAGAGGCAACGCAATAACCCATCGTGTCCCAATTATCAACGGGGGAAACCTTTGGGTTACCCAGGTGCCTCTACATGTCCCCGGCGGAAAACCCCACTCTACCCAGGCATGGCTTCGTCCGGCGaccacgccgcggccgccaagCACCTCAGGGTGCTGCTGCCGTTCACCTGCGACAGTCTGGTCAGTAAAGACCGGCGCCTTCTCTCGCCGCCTCTGGCGATGCTGATCTTTTTCTTCCACTCTGCAGCGCATCCCCGACGAGCTCGCCGAGGAGGCCCTCGTCGTTGGCCCGATGGGCGGCAATGGCAAGGTCTTATGGCGCGTCGAGGTcgggcgcgacggcgacggcgcgttCCTGGGCCGCGGCTGGCCCGAGCTCGCCGACGCGTGCGGCGTCGGCGCAGGGTGGCTcctcgtcctccgccaccgcggccgcggcgtgctGACGGTCAAGGCCTTCGACCGCACCCGCTGCCTCAGGGACCTCGGCGCTCCCGCTCCGTCTCCAGGTAACAAAGATTCCGCGCATTTGCAAGAATCTTAGGATTCAAGACTTGCGAATTCGGTTCCCTCTCCGGTTGTCGGAGTCTCAGATGAATTAGAAATTAGTCACCTGAATTTGATGGGCGCTTCAGCTCTTTCTGTAATTTTATCCTGTTCTTCCCTCACTGCGGACCCTCTTTTGGTTCGATATAAGATAAGAAAGATTGTAAACCTAATTTCGGTTGAGAAAGGAAACAAATTGTAACCCCTCTTCTTGCAGTAGCACCGTGTGCCTATAATGGAACATCTATCAGTAACGTGGGTGATCCGCTTGGCCTCTGAAACCTAATTGTAATGCTGCAATGGTGTAGTCCTAAAAATTACTATGTTCAAAATAACTGGGGATCAGGAGCTTGCGACAAGTTACCTTTACAGAAAAGAGTATATGATTTCCGTTTAGTGATTAATTGATGTAGCCTAGCAGCCCACAGAATTGCACGGCTAGTTTCTTTTTGTGGCAAGCGTTAACTatctttttgtttcttctctttcaagccCAAAAAAACTTGCTAATCAATGTGGACTGACTTAATTAAGGGGGTGCATGCTTTTTTCTTGGGTGGGACTTTCTAGAGAGACTCTAAAAAGCATGTTATCTCCTTTTATGATAAAGTAGATTTCTGTTTTGTGTTCAACTTGGATGCTATAAAGCTAATTTTTACATTGTGGGTCCTTAAAATGTGCACCTGATTTTGTAAAGATTTAAAACATTTTTGTTAATGATTGGGGACAGGGAAGCTTTGCAAGAAGATATTTGAACCGAAGTGGTATATGGGACCTTACCTGCTTCTAATTCTAAAGTGCTAAGAATGAATTTCTATTTCCAGTTCAAACTGGTTGTTTCTAACTCTTACTTTATTCAGCTGAAGCAGCCGTGAGTGGCAAAGCCACCGCTCGTAAACCACAGTTCATCATTGCGCTTTCAACCGATTTCATGGAAAAGATGGTTCGCAGACTGTTGCTGCTAATTCTTTTTGCTCACTTTATTTTCATTTACTGGAATGGCCTCACTTTACTCTTTTATTGTATTATTGCAGCCAATACCTGCTAAGTTTTTGCAACAGCACATCCCCAAAGAGCACCAGAACAATTGTATGGCCATTGTTCTGGGCCCCCATGGCAAAGTTTATAACATTAAACTTGAGACATATCGATCGGACATGTTCTTCAAAGGTGGCTGGTCGCAGTTTATGGTGTTTCATGACATTACAGAATCTAATGCCCTGCTGGTGAGGTATGAGGGCAACATGGTTTTCACTGTCAAAGTGTTTGGCACTGATGGATTTCCGAGAGATTCCAAGCAGAAGGAAAACAGAGCCCAACAAAGTGAGCAAGTGATACataactttattatattttgaaTCTTCTAGTAATGGATTAGAATGAGTTAAATATTGAAGTGAATGTCTCTGTTGTCTTATCAAGGATCAACATTACCACATAGTGAGAAGTTGCAGAAAGCACCATCTGTTTCCTTTCAGAAGCATAAGCGTAAGAACAAGACATCATTAGGAAGGAACTCGATCTACAAGATTGGGCCGCCGTCATGGATAAAGAAGCAGATCAACACCAACACACTTGAAAAGCATCTTGTAAGCATAACCTTGCATTTGATTATTAAATAAGATAAAATCATCTGTTTGATAGGAATATGAGCTGTAAACATTATAGGTCATGGTTTTATTGGCATCAGAGACTTCTGTTACCTTCGTCTTTTTCATTATGGGGAGATTGAGCCAACATCTTCATTCGATTGCCTCTAACTACTGATAATACATGTGCATGCTAACAGGATGAAACTAGTCAACGAATTGACATACTAGATTTGAAATAATGCTAGATATTGTATTCATTTATGCATTTGCAATTATTGCAGGCTTTGGCAAAAGCTTTCTGTGATGCTATTGGGTTGCGGAAACCATGCACAATAACACTGAGAACCTCAAGAGCAGATGGTACTAAATCTTGGCTTGTGCATGGACTCACATGCAAAACTAGCAGCTACCTGCTTGTGCAGGGTTGGAGACAGTTCTGCCAGGAAAATCATCTCAAGGAAGGGGATACCTGCACCTTCAATGTCATCGAAACCACACTGTGGAATGTACTTATCACGCGCCATGAGGAAAAGATGAATCAGTTCTGCTATGTGAGTTACATGCTGAAGCACTTATCCCTTTTTGTCTAGTGAATTATCAATATTTACATGTACTTGGGATCAGCAGGAAACCCCTAAGAGCAAGAAAAACAAGTCAAATACTGATGGACAAAAGATGCTTCAAGGCTCCATGAATTATTTGAACAAGAGTAGGACAAAAAGTGTCTTTGAGATTGGGCCACCTGCTTGGGTAAAGAAGGAGATCAATGCCAGCACAATTGAAAATCACCTCGTAAGCACAACTATTTCTCTATTGATTGTGAGTAAAAAGTTGTAAATAGGATAAACATGTTCCAACTTTTAGGAAAAACTGAACTGAAATATGCTAGGATATGCATGCAAGACTTTAAAGGGCTTTGTTACTATTGTATATGCATGCAAGCCCTCTGCTGAGTAGCTTACATGTCAGAATGCCGAGACATGAACttacttttttatttgatgCTATAGTTACTGATAATTTATGTATGTGTGTTATCACAACAGGAAACAAAATGATAAGAAACTACAGCACTAGGAGTCATTATTCATCCACAGTGATACATTGATTGTCAACAATTGCTGACATAGTTTGTTGGTTGATTGGACTTCTGTGATTGTCAACAATTGCTTACATGCGACTGCAATTCTTGCAGAATTTGCCACTGCCCTTCTGTAAGGCGATTGGATTTCGACAACGCTGCATGATCACGCTCAAAACTTCTACCAGCAGCACCAAATCTTGGCAGGCGTGTCTAAACCTGTACCAGAATTGCGGCCAGCTGGTTGGAGGCTGGAAGAGTTTCTGCCTCGATAATGGGATCAGGGTGGGCGATGTCTGCACCATGGAGATCATAGAAACCACCCTGTGGAATGTCACCGTCAATCGTCGAGAAGATAGGACCAGGTAGTGCTGCTGTTTGAAAGCACTGGAGTTGGCCAGTTTGGGAGAGCTTTTGTTTGGGGCTTCGTTGTAAGTTGGCCAGTTTGGGAGAGCTTTTGTTTGGGGCTTCGTCGGAGTAGCTGACACTCCTAGAAGCTCTCTCCCAAACAGGCCTAAGTGCCAAGCCAAGTTAAGGCATGCACCAGTGTCCACTGGACTCCCTCTTGGAAGTGTAGATGAGGCCAACTGCCGAAGTTGCAGTAGCCATAACAACTGCAGGTCGATCTGCTCAAGTTAACAAAACACAATTATTGAGGATGATGGCTATAGAACACTCGAGTAGAGTTTATTCCATTGGCCACACGTTACCATGCAGTTGCAGAGTTGATCACGCTATGTCGTCTGGCTTTCCTTCTGTTTAAGATGCACCTACGGTTTACTAATGTGCATTGGTGGTGCTGATGAGTCACGAGTGACTGATGCAGAATGTACGCGTGGCCACAGCCGATTGTACTGGAAACGTGCCATGATGTTTACCATTGGcctcttgattttttttactacAAATATCACGTACGGGTAGCTATATAAGTTGAGCACCTGCATGTGGTGGGCGACATAAGTTGTTCTCGATGCAGTGTCTCGGCACGGAGCCAACTTCTTGGCCTAGAGGACCCATTTAAGACCGCAGCGCCTCGGTGCTCGGACCGCGACCCCAGGTCAGACGGGATCACCCGCTGAGTTTAAGCATATAAATAAGCGGAGGAGAAGAAACTTAAAGGATTCCCCTAGTAACGGCGAGCGAACCGGGAGCAGCCCAGCTTGAGAATCGGGTAGCCTCACTACCCGAATTGTAGTCTGGAGAGGCGTCCTCAGAGACGGACCGGGCCCAAGTTCCCTGGAAAGGGACGCCTGGGAGGGTGAGAGCCCCGTCCGGCCCGGACCCTGTCTCACCACGAGGCGCCGTCAACGAGtcgggttgtttgggaatgcagCCCAAATCGGGCGGTAAACTCCGTCCAAGGCTAAATATAGGCGAGAGACCGATAGCGAACAAGTACCGCGAGGGAAAGATGAAAAGGACTTTGAAAAGAGAGTCAAAGAGTGCTTGAAATTGCCGGGAGGGAAGCGGATGGGGGCCGGCGTTGCGCCCCGGTCGTATGCGGAACGGTTTTGCTGGTCCGCCTATCGGCTCGGGGCGTGGACTGTtgtcggccgcggcggcggcctaagCCTAGGGGCCTTAGGTGCCTCTAGAAGCCGTCGTCGGCACGGCCGGTTCTTGCGCGCCGCAAGGCGCGTCCCTCGGGACGCTGCGCTGCAACGGCCTGCGGGCTCCCCATCCGACCCGTCTTGAAACACGGACCAAGGAGTCTGACATGCGTGCGAGTTGACGGGTTCTTAAACCTGGGAAGCGCAAGGAAGCTGACGAGCGGGAGGCCCTCACGGGCCGCACCGCTGGCCGACCCTGATCTTCTGTGAAGGGTTCGAGTTGGAGCACGCCTGTCGGGACCCGAAAGATGGTGAACTATGCCTGAGCGGGGCGAAGCCAGAGGAAACTCTGGTGGAGGCTCGAAGCGATACTGACGTGCAAATCGTTCGTCTAACTTGGGTATAGGGGCGAAAGACTAATCGAACCATCTAGTAGCTGGTTCCCTCCGAAGTTTCCCTCAGGATAGCTGGAGCCCATTACGAGTTCTATCAGGTAAAGCCAATGATTAGAGGCATCGGGGGCGCAACGCCCTCGACCTATTCTCAAACTTTAAATAGGTAGGACGGcacggctgcttcggtgagccatGCCACGGAATCGGGAGCTCCAAGTGGGCCATTTTTGGTAAGCAGAACTGGCGATGCGGGATGAACCGGAAGCCGGGTTACGGTGCCGAACTGCGCGCTAACCTAGAACCCACAAAGGGTGTTGGTCGATTAAGACAGCAGGACGGTGGTCATGGAAGTCGAAATCCGCTAAGGAGTATGTAACAACTCACCTGCCGAATCAACTAGCCCCGAAAATGGATGGCGCTAAAGCGCGTGACCCACACCCGGCCATCTGGGCAAGCGCCATGCCCCGATGAgtaggagggcgcggcggccgctgcaaaacccggggcgcgagcctgggcggagcggccgtcggtgtagatcttggtggtagtagcaaatattcaaatgagaactttgaaggccgaagaggagaaaggTTCCATGTGAACGGCACTTGCACTTGCACTTGCACATGGGTAAAACTTAGTcaggctaaaatattgaaagtaaggattcaatcTTAGTCacttttttggcaaaacaaacccactaGCCAAAAGGCTTGCATGTCTAGAAGTCGGTGATGTAGTTTTCACCCAACAGATAAGCCtttctgagtattagtatactcagctttGCTTGTGGCTAAATTTTTCAGGCATGAATGTTGAAGAGGTTGCTGCCAGTTTCACATGGCCTAGCCAGCTCCCTCCAGGATGGGCGGTCGAATGGGACACGTCCTTAGGCGAGGATCGTGTGGAGTGACATCACGGCAGACTTCATCGTGATGTTACCCTCTTCCGATGCTAGTAATCGTTGTCTTATCCGTACTATGAACTTTATCCGCTACAATGACTATTTCCGCTGCTCTTGAACTTTAAGTACTTTGTTATCTCTATTCGAACAGGTCTGTAATAACTTTAATTTAGGCTCCTATTGGAGTTTTTAATTCTGTGGAATGTCGTAATCTCTGGGAATCGCCATCATGCGAGCGTGTTATTTCGATCGAAAATACATGGTTTAATCGAGCTTGACTCAACGGATCTCCATTTTAATCCGATTTAAGTGTACGAACCCCTCGGGTAGTTCCTGGTGCACTTAAGTTGGATTAATCtcgggtggttccgccacactgGCCTTCCAAACAAGACTGTTCCTAGTTCGCATTGCAGTTGGAAAGTTTGTCTTATATTCTTCTTCCAGCACACCTAGGGCTGGACAAAATACTCGAAACTCGATAACTCGCTTGGATCGGCTCGTTAGTGGCTCGGCTCGGATCGGCTCGTTTGTATTTTgtaacgagccgagccagcaTGTAATAGAAAGCTCGAGGGTTGGCCGAAGCGGCGGGGACCCCCTGGAAGTAGGCATGACGAAGGCTCGGGGCCGGAGCTGATGTAAGCTCCGGAGATATGGGTTCCGCCAGGAGGACCCGGGCTTACGTAAGCCCGGAGAGAAGCCGCGCGGGATAGCAACCCGAGCTTACGTAAGCTCGGGCCTCCTCTGTGCGTCAGCCACGACGCCAACCACCGCATTAAATGTGGTGGGACGCTGCGGTCAAAAAGGGGGCGCGCCTCGCCTGCGCCACACCGCGCCCTGTAGAGATGTGCGCCACCTACCCCACGCCGCTCGCTGTACGCACATGTCCCGCGAATTGCGCGACGTGTATCAACAGTTATAAAGGACATAGCGCTGTACCCACGATCATGACATGGTCCGGTTGTACTTCCTACCTACCCCAGCATGGTCTGTTTGTACTTCCCACCTaccccttgctctataaaaggggaaGGTGGGCTACCTTAGAACAGGCTGAAACTAGACTAATCGAACATAGGTTGAACCCACCACACAGGCTGAGCCTTCTAGTTCATCTAGAGCTGTCAACACTTGTAACCGTTTCTCATTCATAGCCAAGAACACTCCAAagaggacgtagggtattacactccggtggcccgaacctCTCTAAACCTCTATGTGCTTTGTGCTTGAGTTGCTACTCGTGCTTGTTGGCGAGCACCGGTCCCTACGCTCTTCAGTATTCTGCTCTCACTTTGTTGGGTACCGGTGTACCCCTGTGTCGCACACGTCGACAGGCTCGTTATTGGCTCGTTTGTATTTTGTAACAAGCTGAGCCAGCATCTTAGCTCGCAAACGAGCCAGATCGCGAGCTAGCCAAGATATTTGTATGAGTTCACTGAGGCAGTGAGGCACCGACCACTGTGCAGACTCCAGAACAATCGGCGACTCCACCTCCACGAGCAGAGGACTCTCTATCCTCAGCCCACGCGCCCACCTGACCACCACGCGTCTTCGCCCAATCGCCCCTTCGCCTGGcttgctcgcgccgccgcccccacgtcctccgcctccgcctcggcctcggcccccGGCCTCGGCTTCGCCCTTGTCGTCGCGTCTGCGCCGAcgcccctccgcctcctcccgccgtccttcgccggcgcccctccgccAGCACCCGCGCAGGCGCGCAGCCACCTCGATCCGGTCCCGGCGCCCCTGCGCCAccacccgcgcggccgcgccggaTTTCCCTCCGCCTCTGCACACCATCCCCGGCCTCACCCCCCCAAACCCACCCCATtgcacggcggcgctgctgctcctCTCGAGGTCCGCCACCTCCTCGGTGCCGCTGATGTATTCATCTCCGGTGAGTACGCCTCTGCCCCCCTCGTTTCCTCTGAAGACTCGATCCACGTGCTCTGCCCGTCCTTGGGGCTGTTGTCTTCAATCGATCCCCACAGGAGCTTGGGTGCTGTCGGATTCGTGGTCTCTCGATCATAGATGCTTCTTCTCTCTCATGCCACGCGTTCCATCATGCCACGCGTCTCCGCGGGAGGTCTCGGCCAGTCCGTGAAATGCGGCCAGGCAAGGAAGGGGCAGCATTCTttagggggcgtttagttcccaaaacaaaaaaattttgggtgtcacatcagcgtttgaccagatgtcgggagggcttttcgaacactaattaaaaaactaatttcagaactcacttggaaaccgcaagacgaatcttttgaggcctttgaccgcatcattagcacatgtgggttactgtagcacttatgtctAATGatgccctaattaggctcaaaagattcgtctcgtcgtgtacatccaaactgtgtaattagttttgttatttaattacatttagtgcttcatacatgtgtttaaaggggaggtgaaaatttttgggtgaaaatttttgggaactaaacgggccctTAATTTACCCGATTGGCAAATAGTTAAATATACCGTGGACCAATCGACGACTCCACCTCCACGAGCAGCGACTCTCTATCCTGAGCTCACGCGGCCACCCGACCACCTCGCCCCTTCGCCTTGcttgctcgcgccgccgcccccacgtcctccgcctccgcctccgcctccgcctccgcgccgtccgcctccgcctccgcccccgccctcGGCCTCGCCCTTGCCGTCGCGTCTGCGCCGACGCCCCTCCGCCAGCACCCGCACGGccgcacctccgcctcctcccgccgtcctgcgccggcgcccctccgccTGCACCCGCGCAGGCGCGCAGCCACCTCGATCCGGCCCCGGCGCCCCTGCGCCACCACCCGCGCCGGATCTGCCtccgcccgcgcggccgcgccggattcgcctcctcccgcgccctccgcctCTGCACACCATCCCTGGTCTGCCCTCCCCCCCCCTCCCCACCCACCCCattgcgcggcggcgctgctgctcctCTCGAGGTCCGCCacctcctcggcgccgctgaTGTATTCATCTCCGGTGAGTACGCCCCTGCCCCCCTCCGTTTCCTCTGAAGACTCGATCCACGTGCTCTGCCCGTCCTTGGGGCTGTTGTCTTCAATCGATCCCCGCAGGAGCTTGGGTGCTGTCGGATTCGTGGTCTCTCGGTCATAGATGCTTCTTCTCTCGCAGGAGATGAGCGTCTATAACATCAGGATCAACCAAAGGCTGCTGGACTGCACATATTGCGGCCAACCCCTCCGGCCTGACACTTTGGGTGGCAAAGCGTGGAAGGTGGGTGAGATCTGAGATGAGATCCCCGGCCCGGCCGCAACGTTTTTCTTTTCCTAGCTGCTCAACTTCATTCCTTCTGGGCCTTGCAGTGCGCTGGCGTCCACATCTTCTGTCGTGCCTGCGTCAGCCGCCACGAACAGGCATGTATCTCCTACTGCTCTTCGCTGGACCAAATCATCAGTAAGATGAAGTTCAAATGCAATTGCTGCGACTCTGAATACATCCCCTTCCACGAGATCGAGGGACACCTGTGCGACATCAACATCCTTGTCCATCACGAGTTTTTCGCCGTTCGTGACTATGGAGAGTGCATCATCGACACAAGCGCCCTTGTGTGTTCTGAATGCCGGCTTCCTCTCCGACCTCCCATTTTCAGGGTGAGCTCATCTCTGATCTGATCTGACCGAATTAATTTGGATGCAGTTTGGTTTGATTTGGTTTTGGCTTCATGCTATCCTAACCTTGTTACAGCATCTCCGTAAATACATGCACGTTTGTAGCATCTGCTACCATCGTGGTGATTTCGCCAACTACCATCACTGCCACGACCTCGACTACCTGGTCGAAGGTATCTCGGTGGAATGTGAGGCTTGCAAAGAATACCTTCCATTCTCTACCTTGGCTTCACACCAGCTGGACGGTTGCTCATTCAGGCAGACATTGCCAAAGATTGCCCCAGGCATGCCTCCCACCTCTTCTCCCCTACATGGTCCATGTTTGCAGCCCTGATGGTTGTGCTTCAGGTTGTGCGCGATCTCCTCAGTGCCCCCTGATGTCTTCATCTCCGGTGAGTGGGCCTCTGCCTCCACCATCCGTTCCTCCGAAGATGAGTGTGTTTAACCTCAGGATCAGCCAGGGGCTACTGGATTGCACATATTGCCACCGAGCCCTCCTGCCTGACAGTTACGGTGGCAGAGCATTTACGGTAGGTGAGATATGAAATGAGATCCCTGCCTGCaaagtttttgtttttgttttactAGCTGTTCAACTTCACTACTTATGGGCCTTGCAGTGTGCTGGCAGCCACCTCTTTTGCCGTGACTGTGACACCCGCCATCAAAAGGCATGTATCTCCCACTGTGGTTTGATGGATGACATCATCATTCAGATGAAGTTCAAAAGCAACTGCTGCGACTCTGGACGAAAATACACGCCTTACTGCGAGTTTGCTGGACACCTGTGCACTACCCGTGCTGTGGAACAGCAGCTCAAGTCCGTTCGTGCCTGGAAAGAGTGTATCCTCGACACAAGTGCCCTTGTGTGTTCTGAATGCCGGcttcctctccaacctcccatTTTCAGGGTGAGCTCAGCTCTGACCTGATCTGATCTGATCGAATTAATTTGGATGCAGTTTGGTTTGATTTGGTTTTGGCTTCATGCTATCCTAACCTTGTTGCAGCATCTCCTTGGTAACATGCCCGTTTGTAGCGCCT from Panicum virgatum strain AP13 chromosome 7N, P.virgatum_v5, whole genome shotgun sequence includes the following:
- the LOC120681680 gene encoding putative B3 domain-containing protein Os04g0346900 isoform X1; amino-acid sequence: MASSGDHAAAAKHLRVLLPFTCDSLRIPDELAEEALVVGPMGGNGKVLWRVEVGRDGDGAFLGRGWPELADACGVGAGWLLVLRHRGRGVLTVKAFDRTRCLRDLGAPAPSPAEAAVSGKATARKPQFIIALSTDFMEKMPIPAKFLQQHIPKEHQNNCMAIVLGPHGKVYNIKLETYRSDMFFKGGWSQFMVFHDITESNALLVRYEGNMVFTVKVFGTDGFPRDSKQKENRAQQRSTLPHSEKLQKAPSVSFQKHKRKNKTSLGRNSIYKIGPPSWIKKQINTNTLEKHLALAKAFCDAIGLRKPCTITLRTSRADGTKSWLVHGLTCKTSSYLLVQGWRQFCQENHLKEGDTCTFNVIETTLWNVLITRHEEKMNQFCYQETPKSKKNKSNTDGQKMLQGSMNYLNKSRTKSVFEIGPPAWVKKEINASTIENHLNLPLPFCKAIGFRQRCMITLKTSTSSTKSWQACLNLYQNCGQLVGGWKSFCLDNGIRVGDVCTMEIIETTLWNVTVNRREDRTR
- the LOC120681680 gene encoding putative B3 domain-containing protein Os04g0346900 isoform X2; translated protein: MASSGDHAAAAKHLRVLLPFTCDSLRIPDELAEEALVVGPMGGNGKVLWRVEVGRDGDGAFLGRGWPELADACGVGAGWLLVLRHRGRGVLTVKAFDRTRCLRDLGAPAPSPAEAAVSGKATARKPQFIIALSTDFMEKMPIPAKFLQQHIPKEHQNNCMAIVLGPHGKVYNIKLETYRSDMFFKGGWSQFMVFHDITESNALLVRYEGNMVFTVKVFGTDGFPRDSKQKENRAQQRSTLPHSEKLQKAPSVSFQKHKRKNKTSLGRNSIYKIGPPSWIKKQINTNTLEKHLALAKAFCDAIGLRKPCTITLRTSRADGTKSWLVHGLTCKTSSYLLVQGWRQFCQENHLKEGDTCTFNVIETTLWNVLITRHEEKMNQFCYETPKSKKNKSNTDGQKMLQGSMNYLNKSRTKSVFEIGPPAWVKKEINASTIENHLNLPLPFCKAIGFRQRCMITLKTSTSSTKSWQACLNLYQNCGQLVGGWKSFCLDNGIRVGDVCTMEIIETTLWNVTVNRREDRTR